In Methylomagnum ishizawai, one DNA window encodes the following:
- a CDS encoding phage virion morphogenesis protein translates to MADLIAVKIDDRRVQEVLKRMETALANPRPMLAEIGEDLAASTKQRFDTGTAPDGQPWAPNSATTMARFLDRKELKTKKGKLNARGKRLEAGKKPLIGRSKQLAHTITYLLRGNTLLVGSPMIYAATQQFGAEEGAFGADKRGHPIPWGDIPARPFLGISDSDSRSILEIARRYMKVP, encoded by the coding sequence ATGGCCGACTTGATCGCCGTCAAGATCGATGACCGGCGGGTACAAGAAGTCCTCAAGCGGATGGAAACCGCCCTGGCCAACCCAAGGCCGATGTTGGCCGAGATCGGGGAAGACCTCGCCGCCAGCACCAAGCAACGCTTCGACACCGGCACGGCACCGGACGGCCAGCCCTGGGCACCCAACAGCGCCACCACCATGGCGCGGTTCCTCGACCGGAAAGAGCTAAAAACCAAGAAAGGCAAGCTCAACGCCAGAGGCAAGCGGCTGGAAGCGGGCAAAAAGCCGCTGATCGGGCGCAGCAAGCAACTGGCCCACACCATCACCTATCTCTTGCGGGGTAACACGCTGCTGGTGGGTTCGCCAATGATTTACGCCGCCACCCAACAATTCGGCGCGGAGGAGGGCGCGTTCGGAGCCGACAAACGCGGCCATCCCATCCCGTGGGGCGACATCCCGGCCCGGCCCTTCTTGGGGATCAGTGATTCCGATTCGCGGTCGATCCTGGAGATCGCCCGGCGGTATATGAAGGTTCCTTAG